Genomic segment of Arthrobacter antioxidans:
CCGGTCGCGGGGTGTTCGACGTCGCCGGCTGCCCCGCGTGGTTCGCCCGCCCCGCCTTCCGCCTCACCGCCCTCGAGAACGCGTTCTTCCCCGAGTACGACAGCGACGTCCCGTTCACCATCCGCAACTACCCGCACCTCGACCCGTTCGGGCGGCCGGCGCTCACGGCACGCCGGGAACTGGACTTCGGGACCGCCCTGCGCGTCTTCGAGGACACCACGTCCCTGCGGGACGGCGTCCTCACCGACTACGTGGGCCGCCACCGGCGCATGGCCACCCTCCTGACGTGCACCGCCACCGACGAGGGCCGCATCCGCATGGTGTCCTCGCAGACGCGTCTCTTCGCGGGCCTGCGGCTGCCGCTCCCCGACGCGCTCGGCGCGCTCGCCTACGTGGAGCAGTGGTGGGACGACGACGCCGGCCGCTTCAGGATCAGCACGCGGGTGGTCCACCGCCAGCTGGGAACACTGCTCGTCTACGCGGGGAGCTTCGACTACGTCCTCGAGGAGTTCGACGGCGTGCTGCCCCCCGAGGTCCGGCCGCGGCGCTGGGAGGAGCGCGTGTGACCTCTCCCCCGCGCCCGGCGCGGGTCACCCCTCGGCGCGGACCTGGTCCAGGGCGTCGGCGGTCTGGGCGAGCCGCGTGAGCGCCTGCGTCGCACCGGTCG
This window contains:
- a CDS encoding DUF4166 domain-containing protein, which produces MTSIYQQAMGSDFGRLQPELREYFGLHAESGLSGSGRGVFDVAGCPAWFARPAFRLTALENAFFPEYDSDVPFTIRNYPHLDPFGRPALTARRELDFGTALRVFEDTTSLRDGVLTDYVGRHRRMATLLTCTATDEGRIRMVSSQTRLFAGLRLPLPDALGALAYVEQWWDDDAGRFRISTRVVHRQLGTLLVYAGSFDYVLEEFDGVLPPEVRPRRWEERV